A single Vulpes lagopus strain Blue_001 chromosome 3, ASM1834538v1, whole genome shotgun sequence DNA region contains:
- the SLC34A1 gene encoding sodium-dependent phosphate transport protein 2A isoform X4 yields the protein MMSYGERMGGPAVSPHPVRGGHVIRGTAFAYVPSPQVLHRIPGTSAYAFPSLGPVALPEHGCPYGEVLECHDPLPAKLALEEDQKPDLGLAQKLRQVGMTFLKVPLMLAFLYLFVCSLDVLSSAFQLAGGKVAGDIFKDNAILSNPVAGLVVGILVTVLVQSSSTSTSIIVSMVSSGLLEVSSAIPIIMGSNIGTSVTNTIVALMQAGDRTDFRRAFAGATVHDCFNWLSVLVLLPLEAATGYLHHVTGLVVASFNIHGGRDAPDLLKIITEPFTKLIIQLDKSVITSIATGDESLRNHSLIRIWCHPDSMGNEDLFGSVGHLWSCHDTKLTRKQAISILSHSATKMEVLHQNCNPQYLLLNCHI from the exons ATGATGTCCTATGGAGAAAGGATGGGGGGCCCAGCTGTCTCCCCACACCCAGTCCGAGGCGGACACGTGATACGTGGGACAGCCTTTGCCTATGTGCCCAGCCCTCAGG TCCTGCATAGGATCCCAGGGACCTCCGCCTACGCCTTCCCCAGCCTGGGCCCTGTGGCCCTTCCTGAGCACGGCTGCCCCTACGGAGAGGTTCTGGAGTGCCATGACCCCCTGCCTGCCAAGCTGGCCCTGGAGGAGGACCAAAAGCCAG ATCTGGGCCTGGCCCAGAAGCTGCGCCAGGTTGGCATGACATTCCTCAAGGTGCCACTGATGCTCGCCTTTCTGTACCTCTTCGTCTGCTCCTTGGACGTGCTTAGCTCTGCCTTCCAACTGGCTGGAG GGAAGGTGGCTGGTGACATCTTCAAGGACAACGCCATCCTGTCCAACCCAGTAGCGGGGCTGGTGGTAGGGATCCTGGTGACGGTGCTGGTGCAGAGCTCCAGCACCTCCACGTCCATCATTGTCAGCATGGTCTCTTCTGGCT TGCTGGAGGTGAGCTCTGCTATCCCCATCATCATGGGCTCCAACATCGGCACCTCTGTCACCAATACCATTGTGGCATTGATGCAGGCGGGGGATCGGACTGACTTCAGGCG GGCCTTTGCAGGGGCCACAGTGCATGATTGCTTTAACTGGCTGTCGGTTCTGGTCCTGCTGCCCCTGGAGGCTGCCACTGGGTACCTGCACCATGTTACTGGGCTGGTGGTTGCCTCTTTCAACATTCATGGTGGCCGCGATGCCCCTGATCTGCTCAAGATCATCACAGAGCCCTTTACCAAGCTCATCATCCAG CTGGACAAGTCTGTGATTACCAGCATTGCCACTGGTGACGAGTCCCTGAGAAACCACAGTCTCATCCGGATCTGGTGCCACCCAGACTCCATGGGG AATGAAGATCTGTTTGGATCAGTTGGACACCTGTGGAGCTGCCATGACACTAAGCTCACAAGAAAGCAGGCAATCAGCATACTTTCTCACTCAGCCACGAAAATGGAAGTGCTTCATCAAAACTGTAATCCACAGTATTTGCTTCTTAATTGTCACATATAA